A genomic stretch from Aerococcaceae bacterium zg-1292 includes:
- a CDS encoding HDIG domain-containing protein has translation MNRTLHQIQQKLGMIYRPIIIILLSLGLFILGYASVKPVIYNIRANEVADVTIRAPYTTIDEYRTKENKQRARDSVADIYSYRATIREEQLSLIEQYFSTLRQLKKEKYSTKVILEWAKEMPNTQSLIPQVGVGERTDTQEVQFAQLNEKEKIIVLYHQLALVKDDAVQMFANNLNDAIHLSLLSASDKEVINIQKIITNVVSDKLGLEIPAERVEAALESATKEFTALTSKQNEQQILEALAVQLIVPTVLYDKNATEAARENAANQVQSSYILQGQVIVQEGFVADAEMIRILNIYGILNKQTPNYSVYAFVAVLFIHAIFLYVMFARWDNKQVQTVKDGNMRLTAYALVFLVAFTVLTGLQFTESNGMKNAVLLFPASLIPVLILPKTDRRTSLLSVIFFSLISLFFVNRQTDTMNLLLTILFYFYSMLTSMLRIEQDETLKNYSFRSSVLWHIVVIVPVLLVFKYEFLKPETMRIVLFMFMSVALTHIVLFLIKPYWEQLLDDQAELTLNQLANLNHPLLKRLIESAPGSYHHSILVANLSANAVEAIGGNSLLTRVASYYHDVGKIKYPLFFVENLSAGMVSPHQMVSSNESAKIIIDHVNEGIKLLNEYKMPKSIIDVCAQHHGTTRVEYFYYQAKKQNVDVDISEFTYPGPIPQSKEIAIIMLADSVEAASRSLKEYSLEAIEGLVSKIINNKIEANQFVDCGLTVHELKIVKQSLVNGVAGMFHTRVEYPE, from the coding sequence GTGAATCGAACGTTGCATCAAATCCAGCAAAAGCTGGGCATGATTTATCGTCCAATTATCATTATTTTACTATCACTCGGTTTATTTATACTAGGCTATGCTAGTGTCAAACCAGTCATTTATAATATCCGTGCAAACGAAGTTGCGGACGTCACGATACGTGCGCCTTATACAACTATTGATGAGTATCGTACGAAGGAAAATAAGCAGCGTGCACGGGATAGTGTAGCTGATATTTATTCATACCGAGCCACTATTCGTGAGGAACAATTGTCGTTAATTGAGCAATATTTCAGTACGCTTCGTCAATTGAAAAAAGAGAAATATTCGACCAAAGTAATTTTAGAGTGGGCGAAAGAAATGCCGAATACGCAGTCACTCATTCCTCAAGTTGGGGTTGGCGAACGTACAGATACACAGGAAGTTCAATTTGCACAATTGAATGAAAAAGAAAAAATTATTGTTTTGTATCATCAATTAGCCTTAGTGAAAGATGATGCTGTTCAAATGTTTGCAAATAACTTAAATGATGCGATTCATTTGTCTCTGTTATCGGCGTCGGACAAAGAAGTTATTAACATTCAAAAAATAATTACGAATGTTGTTTCCGATAAATTAGGTTTAGAAATTCCAGCGGAACGAGTCGAAGCCGCACTAGAGAGTGCTACGAAGGAATTTACTGCGTTAACCTCTAAGCAGAATGAGCAGCAAATCTTAGAAGCATTGGCAGTTCAATTGATTGTACCTACCGTTCTTTATGATAAAAACGCAACAGAAGCAGCACGTGAAAATGCGGCGAATCAAGTACAAAGTAGTTATATCCTACAAGGTCAAGTGATTGTTCAAGAAGGTTTTGTGGCTGATGCAGAAATGATTCGTATCTTAAATATTTACGGCATTTTAAATAAGCAAACACCCAATTACAGCGTATACGCCTTTGTTGCGGTCTTATTTATTCACGCAATTTTCTTATATGTGATGTTTGCGCGATGGGATAACAAGCAAGTTCAAACTGTCAAAGATGGTAATATGCGTTTAACTGCCTACGCCTTGGTCTTTTTAGTGGCATTCACTGTATTAACCGGCTTACAGTTTACCGAATCCAATGGGATGAAAAATGCTGTACTTTTGTTTCCGGCCAGTCTTATTCCAGTACTTATATTGCCGAAAACGGATCGGCGGACAAGTTTATTATCTGTTATCTTTTTTAGTTTGATTTCACTCTTTTTTGTGAATCGACAAACGGATACGATGAATTTGCTGTTGACGATTTTATTCTATTTTTATAGTATGTTGACGTCAATGCTGCGGATTGAACAAGATGAGACACTTAAAAACTATTCATTTCGGTCATCAGTATTATGGCATATCGTAGTTATTGTACCAGTGCTATTAGTATTTAAGTACGAATTTTTAAAACCGGAAACGATGCGCATAGTATTGTTTATGTTTATGAGTGTCGCTTTAACCCATATAGTGCTGTTTCTAATTAAGCCGTATTGGGAACAATTATTAGATGACCAAGCAGAGTTGACGTTGAATCAGCTAGCCAATTTGAATCATCCGTTATTGAAGCGTCTTATTGAGTCGGCACCTGGGAGTTATCACCACAGTATTTTAGTAGCGAACTTAAGTGCTAATGCAGTGGAAGCGATTGGCGGTAATTCGTTATTAACTCGGGTGGCAAGTTATTATCATGATGTAGGGAAAATTAAATACCCATTGTTCTTTGTTGAAAATTTATCTGCGGGAATGGTATCACCACATCAAATGGTATCATCCAATGAGAGTGCTAAAATTATTATTGATCACGTGAATGAAGGTATTAAATTATTAAATGAGTATAAAATGCCTAAGAGTATTATTGATGTTTGTGCACAGCATCATGGGACAACCCGTGTTGAATATTTTTACTATCAAGCAAAGAAACAAAATGTAGATGTTGACATTAGTGAATTTACCTATCCGGGACCCATTCCACAGTCGAAAGAAATTGCGATTATTATGTTAGCTGATTCAGTAGAAGCGGCATCTCGGTCATTGAAAGAATACAGCCTTGAAGCGATTGAGGGCTTGGTATCAAAAATTATTAATAATAAAATTGAAGCCAACCAGTTTGTGGATTGTGGTTTAACGGTTCATGAATTGAAAATAGTTAAGCAATCACTTGTCAATGGTGTGGCTGGTATGTTCCATACACGGGTTGAGTATCCCGAATAA
- the ybeY gene encoding rRNA maturation RNase YbeY — MVIDLIDEANYLNESHQQLIEAVIALTAKKLQLNQESEVDISIVDNESIHALNKQYRNIDRPTDVLSFALNEGEEDWDFSLDEQEEVFDIPQHYGDIIISYQKIGEQAEEYGHSFERELAFLVVHGFLHLNGFDHQTSEEEQAMFALQEEVLREYGLTR, encoded by the coding sequence ATGGTTATTGATTTAATTGATGAAGCAAATTACTTAAATGAATCACACCAACAATTAATTGAAGCAGTTATTGCATTAACTGCAAAAAAATTACAATTGAATCAGGAGAGTGAGGTAGATATTTCCATAGTGGATAACGAGTCCATTCACGCCTTAAATAAACAATACCGTAATATTGATCGTCCTACTGATGTACTTAGTTTTGCGCTCAACGAAGGGGAAGAAGACTGGGATTTTTCGTTGGATGAACAAGAAGAAGTCTTTGACATTCCTCAACATTATGGTGATATTATCATTTCGTATCAAAAAATTGGCGAGCAGGCCGAAGAATATGGTCATTCATTCGAACGTGAATTAGCATTTTTAGTAGTACATGGTTTTTTACATTTAAATGGCTTTGACCATCAAACGTCTGAAGAAGAACAAGCAATGTTCGCGTTACAAGAAGAGGTTTTACGTGAGTATGGCCTTACACGATAA
- a CDS encoding diacylglycerol kinase family protein has product MSMALHDKPTKHWANANRLSAFKAAKDGFLTLWQQEFNFRLHLLITCFVIILAIYFKLTPIEWCVILLLIGLVLTLEMINSAIENVVDLIVGTQWHTLAKRSKDIAAAAVTLSALIAIVIGMIIFIPHILSIGQN; this is encoded by the coding sequence GTGAGTATGGCCTTACACGATAAACCGACCAAACATTGGGCGAATGCTAATCGTCTCTCAGCCTTTAAAGCAGCTAAAGATGGCTTTTTAACTTTATGGCAACAGGAATTTAACTTTCGTTTGCATTTATTGATAACGTGTTTCGTAATAATTTTAGCTATTTACTTCAAGCTTACACCTATCGAGTGGTGTGTCATATTATTATTAATTGGACTAGTTCTTACACTGGAGATGATTAATAGTGCCATCGAAAATGTTGTCGACTTAATCGTGGGAACTCAGTGGCATACACTAGCTAAACGAAGTAAAGATATTGCGGCAGCTGCCGTTACATTAAGTGCTCTTATCGCAATCGTGATTGGTATGATTATTTTTATTCCACACATTCTTTCGATAGGGCAGAATTAA
- the era gene encoding GTPase Era, translating into MVEKNFKSGFIAIIGRPNVGKSTLLNRLIGQKIAIMSDKAQTTRNRIQGVYTDEDAQIIFIDTPGIHKPKHALGDFMVNTAYSALKGVDGVLFVVNASQKIGPGDRLIMERLKNLDVPVFLLINKIDLVQPDDLLGIIESYTEEQSFDEIFPISATEGHNVPEMLNTLKRILPQGPQYYPADQIMDHPEYFVVAEFIREKILLLTKEEIPHSVAVQVQSMQRNENDKVEVQATIIVERKSQKGIIIGAQGSMIKKIGQLARRDIEHLLDDKVYLDLWVKVQKDWRNRQTYISDFGYKKEDY; encoded by the coding sequence ATGGTAGAAAAAAACTTTAAATCTGGATTTATAGCGATAATTGGTCGACCAAATGTCGGTAAATCAACCTTATTGAATCGCTTGATTGGACAAAAAATTGCGATTATGTCCGATAAAGCTCAAACAACGCGTAATCGAATTCAAGGCGTTTACACCGATGAGGATGCACAAATTATTTTCATCGATACACCTGGTATCCATAAACCGAAACATGCTTTAGGAGATTTTATGGTTAATACAGCCTATAGCGCCTTAAAAGGTGTGGATGGTGTATTGTTTGTAGTGAATGCGAGTCAAAAGATTGGCCCTGGCGACCGTTTAATTATGGAGCGTTTGAAAAATTTAGACGTGCCTGTCTTTTTATTAATTAATAAAATTGATTTAGTTCAACCAGATGATTTATTGGGCATTATCGAAAGCTATACCGAAGAACAATCTTTCGATGAAATATTCCCAATTAGTGCTACAGAAGGTCATAATGTACCAGAAATGTTAAATACACTCAAACGTATCTTGCCACAGGGGCCACAATATTACCCAGCTGACCAAATTATGGATCATCCTGAATATTTTGTGGTAGCTGAATTTATTCGTGAGAAGATTTTATTACTGACGAAAGAAGAAATTCCACATTCCGTTGCCGTACAAGTGCAAAGTATGCAACGTAATGAAAATGATAAAGTAGAAGTTCAAGCAACAATTATAGTTGAACGCAAAAGTCAAAAAGGGATTATCATCGGTGCTCAAGGCAGTATGATTAAGAAAATCGGGCAATTAGCGCGTCGTGATATTGAGCATTTATTGGATGACAAAGTTTATTTAGATTTATGGGTCAAAGTTCAAAAAGATTGGCGAAATCGGCAAACATATATAAGTGATTTTGGTTATAAAAAAGAAGATTATTAA
- the recO gene encoding DNA repair protein RecO codes for MRVGGHVLERFEAVVLFKRPYRDHDLLVKLFTKDHGKRMFFIKNGRSATHALVAQIVPWSVNDYVGTLNESGFSFIREGSTVFFPRQLQSDLTLQAYASYFVQLTDAVTEDFLPDKVLFELLVSTLKRLNRADNPDVTMIYLELQLLPRFGAHLNWRYCLFTKRATGIFDFSIQQGGIIHESVFHEDRYRLNIHPRAIHFARILATHSLESIQTIDIAPETIQEMQRLVNELYQEYVGIRLKSKQYIEHLGDMDAKYQALLAQRKAKDTIEEELS; via the coding sequence ATGAGAGTAGGTGGTCACGTGTTAGAACGGTTTGAAGCAGTTGTCTTATTCAAACGTCCTTATCGTGACCATGATTTATTAGTGAAACTTTTTACGAAAGACCATGGCAAACGGATGTTTTTTATTAAAAATGGGCGTAGTGCAACTCATGCTTTAGTAGCCCAAATTGTACCTTGGAGTGTCAATGATTATGTCGGTACATTAAATGAGTCCGGATTTTCGTTTATTCGTGAGGGTAGTACAGTTTTTTTCCCTAGACAATTGCAGTCTGATTTAACGCTACAAGCGTATGCAAGTTATTTTGTGCAGCTTACTGACGCAGTAACCGAGGATTTTCTACCCGATAAAGTGTTGTTTGAGCTATTAGTATCAACTTTAAAACGCTTAAATAGAGCTGACAATCCTGATGTAACGATGATTTACTTAGAATTACAATTGTTACCACGTTTTGGCGCGCATTTGAATTGGCGATATTGTCTGTTTACAAAACGAGCGACAGGTATTTTTGACTTCAGTATCCAACAGGGTGGGATAATCCACGAATCAGTTTTTCATGAGGACCGTTATCGTTTGAATATTCATCCTCGTGCGATTCATTTTGCACGCATTTTAGCGACACATTCGCTAGAATCAATTCAAACTATTGATATTGCACCTGAAACCATTCAAGAGATGCAGCGATTGGTTAATGAATTGTATCAGGAATATGTTGGAATCCGTTTAAAGAGTAAGCAATATATCGAACATCTAGGGGATATGGATGCAAAATATCAAGCCTTGCTAGCTCAACGTAAAGCCAAAGACACTATTGAAGAGGAGCTGTCATAA
- a CDS encoding amino acid ABC transporter permease: MTNLMAIAVDFKKLGPWLPSFWEGTMVTIVLSFSTVLLGTFIGLFATIMQQSEKKWIRMIANAYIQIIRGTPMLLQLFLWLYGLPLFGITIPTVESFGSVYGSREFLTAVIALSVNSGAYICEIFRGGLEAIDKGQMEAGRALGLSRRQTLFSIIIPQATRVVLPGLGNEFITMIKESSIVSTIGVFDVMYVQNIVKAATYSIFEPLVLIGVIYFVLTFALTKLMKFAEKRLSVYD; encoded by the coding sequence GTGACAAATTTAATGGCTATTGCAGTGGACTTTAAAAAATTAGGTCCATGGCTACCGTCATTCTGGGAAGGGACAATGGTAACCATTGTATTATCCTTTTCAACGGTATTATTAGGAACATTTATAGGTTTATTTGCGACAATTATGCAACAATCAGAGAAAAAATGGATTCGGATGATTGCTAATGCGTACATACAAATCATTCGTGGGACGCCGATGTTGCTGCAATTATTTTTATGGTTATATGGTTTACCATTATTTGGTATTACGATTCCTACGGTCGAATCATTCGGCAGTGTCTATGGTTCACGTGAATTTCTGACAGCGGTGATTGCCTTATCTGTTAACTCGGGTGCTTACATTTGTGAAATCTTTAGAGGTGGATTGGAAGCTATTGATAAAGGGCAGATGGAAGCAGGGCGTGCATTAGGTTTGAGCCGTCGTCAAACATTATTCTCAATTATCATTCCGCAAGCGACCCGTGTGGTGCTTCCTGGTCTCGGTAATGAGTTTATTACGATGATTAAGGAATCGTCGATTGTTTCTACGATTGGGGTATTTGATGTCATGTATGTGCAAAATATTGTTAAAGCCGCTACTTACTCTATTTTTGAACCTTTGGTACTGATTGGAGTAATTTACTTCGTGTTAACATTTGCACTGACAAAATTAATGAAGTTCGCAGAAAAGAGGTTAAGTGTTTATGATTAA
- a CDS encoding amino acid ABC transporter ATP-binding protein: MIKVNHLKKSYGELNVLKGIDLQINQGEVVALIGPSGSGKSTLIRCLNLMEIPTSGDVFFKDVLLNDTKINEDKINQLRQSIGMVFQHFNLFPHLTVEENIILAPIKLNKLSETQAKEKAAVLLDKVGLLDKKDVYPAKLSGGQKQRVAIARALAMEPEVMLFDEPTSALDPEMVKEVLMVIQSLAVDGMTIVIVTHEMNFAKRVASRVLFLADGHIVEQGTADQIFNAPQHERTKQFLDQINY; this comes from the coding sequence ATGATTAAGGTGAATCATTTAAAAAAATCTTATGGTGAATTAAATGTGTTAAAAGGAATTGATTTACAAATCAATCAAGGTGAGGTTGTTGCTTTAATCGGGCCATCGGGTTCGGGTAAATCAACATTAATTCGTTGCTTGAACTTAATGGAAATCCCAACGAGTGGCGATGTATTTTTTAAAGATGTTTTGTTGAATGATACGAAAATTAATGAAGATAAAATCAATCAATTACGGCAGTCAATCGGAATGGTTTTTCAGCATTTTAACTTATTTCCGCATTTGACAGTGGAGGAAAATATCATCTTAGCACCGATAAAATTAAATAAACTATCTGAAACACAGGCGAAAGAAAAGGCTGCGGTATTATTAGATAAAGTTGGATTACTTGACAAGAAAGATGTATATCCAGCTAAACTATCCGGCGGGCAAAAGCAAAGGGTAGCTATCGCAAGAGCATTGGCGATGGAACCGGAAGTAATGTTGTTTGATGAGCCAACGTCGGCACTCGACCCAGAAATGGTAAAAGAAGTACTAATGGTTATTCAATCGTTAGCAGTGGATGGAATGACGATTGTTATTGTGACTCATGAGATGAATTTTGCCAAGCGTGTGGCCTCACGTGTCTTATTTTTAGCAGATGGTCATATTGTCGAACAAGGGACGGCAGACCAGATTTTCAATGCACCGCAGCATGAGCGAACAAAACAATTTTTAGATCAAATTAATTATTAG
- a CDS encoding transporter substrate-binding domain-containing protein: MKKLMTLWMVLLLSMAVFAPSVQAAEDHLSKIKEKGTLVVGTSPDFPPREFYIINDKGEKEIVGSDITLAKAIAEKLGVKLELVTTDFNGVIANIQTGTVDMGISGFSWTQAREDVMDFSIGYSQETGDNGYQGLLVSKETAKKFKTLDELKRANLTIGAQGGSIQYELAMQATKPTNVKQYGTLDAAVLALNAGDIQAMVVSTSSAEPVVSAFDKLTLLPREAFDLDPENKYAKNVIGLPKNHDNEALLKVINEVIETAIKDGMMEKWEAEAKALSTKAVENE, from the coding sequence ATGAAAAAATTAATGACATTATGGATGGTTTTATTACTAAGTATGGCAGTATTTGCGCCAAGTGTACAAGCTGCTGAGGACCATTTGAGTAAAATAAAAGAAAAAGGTACCTTAGTTGTTGGAACTTCACCAGATTTTCCACCTCGCGAATTTTATATAATTAATGATAAAGGCGAAAAAGAAATCGTTGGTAGTGATATTACATTAGCAAAAGCAATTGCCGAAAAATTAGGTGTTAAATTAGAATTAGTGACTACAGATTTTAATGGTGTAATTGCTAATATTCAAACAGGTACCGTGGATATGGGAATTTCTGGTTTTTCATGGACGCAAGCGCGTGAAGATGTGATGGATTTTTCAATTGGTTACTCGCAAGAGACAGGTGATAATGGTTATCAAGGTTTATTAGTTAGTAAAGAGACTGCTAAAAAATTTAAAACACTCGATGAGTTAAAGCGTGCGAATTTAACAATTGGGGCACAAGGCGGCTCCATACAATATGAATTAGCGATGCAAGCAACTAAACCAACCAATGTAAAGCAATATGGTACATTGGATGCAGCTGTTTTAGCATTAAATGCCGGTGATATTCAAGCGATGGTTGTCTCGACTTCTTCTGCAGAACCAGTAGTTTCTGCCTTTGATAAATTAACCCTTTTACCGCGTGAAGCATTTGACCTCGATCCTGAAAATAAATATGCCAAAAACGTTATTGGTTTACCAAAAAATCATGATAACGAGGCATTATTAAAAGTGATTAACGAAGTTATTGAAACAGCAATCAAAGATGGAATGATGGAAAAATGGGAAGCTGAAGCAAAAGCTTTATCAACGAAAGCTGTAGAAAATGAGTAA
- a CDS encoding amidohydrolase, whose protein sequence is MSAREDIIKSVEEHIDDYMQIVETLYHHPEIGNEEFESMALLVDYLTQAGFETQAAYILPTAFLATYDTHKAGPTFAFMCEYDALPEVGHGCGHNLIAAIGVAAGVALKSVMDEFGGKVLVVGTPAEENFGGKVSLADAGVFDNVDVALMVHPDTRNGVGSRSNALYPLKFEFFGKNAHACRPAEGASALDAAVMSYLQINLLRQFVAPHTYIHGVISDGGKAANVIPGYAAMEYYFRAPTIAYAKEVAAKAVKIVEGVCAANGTTFETSVYECPYDDTVINYRLAELLKAQYQSIGVMDVESVDEIATGSTDVGAVSYKCPTIQGFIKIADKQVQAHTKEMAAATLSDAGKLGLIKAAQGIALTALQLIQEPETLTQVKAEQNETLAKLAHNTQ, encoded by the coding sequence ATGAGTGCTAGAGAAGATATCATAAAATCTGTTGAAGAGCATATTGATGATTATATGCAAATCGTGGAAACATTATATCACCATCCAGAAATTGGTAACGAAGAGTTTGAATCCATGGCTTTATTAGTCGATTATTTAACGCAAGCTGGATTTGAGACACAAGCAGCATATATCTTACCAACGGCCTTTTTAGCAACGTATGATACACATAAAGCGGGGCCAACGTTTGCGTTTATGTGCGAGTATGATGCGTTGCCTGAAGTTGGTCATGGATGTGGTCATAATTTGATTGCTGCGATTGGTGTGGCTGCTGGTGTTGCTTTAAAATCAGTAATGGATGAATTTGGAGGTAAAGTACTTGTTGTTGGTACCCCAGCTGAAGAAAATTTTGGAGGCAAAGTGTCCTTAGCAGATGCCGGAGTCTTTGATAATGTCGATGTTGCCTTGATGGTTCACCCAGATACTCGTAACGGCGTTGGCAGTCGCAGTAATGCACTCTATCCGCTAAAATTTGAATTTTTTGGAAAAAATGCCCATGCCTGTCGCCCAGCAGAAGGTGCATCCGCATTAGATGCAGCAGTAATGAGTTATTTACAAATTAATTTATTAAGACAATTTGTCGCACCCCATACTTATATTCACGGTGTGATTTCTGATGGTGGAAAAGCTGCAAATGTAATACCTGGTTATGCAGCGATGGAATATTATTTCAGAGCGCCAACGATTGCGTATGCCAAAGAAGTAGCAGCCAAAGCTGTTAAGATAGTAGAAGGAGTTTGTGCAGCTAATGGTACTACGTTTGAAACATCCGTCTATGAGTGTCCCTATGATGATACAGTTATTAATTATCGTTTAGCTGAATTATTGAAGGCTCAATATCAATCGATTGGTGTAATGGATGTTGAGTCAGTTGACGAAATTGCGACTGGCTCAACAGATGTTGGTGCAGTGAGTTATAAATGTCCGACGATTCAAGGGTTCATCAAAATTGCCGATAAACAAGTTCAAGCACACACCAAAGAAATGGCAGCTGCAACCTTGTCAGACGCAGGTAAACTCGGATTAATCAAGGCGGCACAAGGCATTGCTTTAACAGCATTGCAATTAATCCAAGAACCAGAAACATTGACGCAAGTAAAAGCCGAACAAAATGAGACATTAGCTAAATTGGCCCATAATACACAGTGA
- the rnc gene encoding ribonuclease III, with amino-acid sequence MIPTIERIIEQPIKNVALYQEAIQHTTFVNEQPWKKLKSNERLEFLGDAVLEIIVSEFLFNTYPNLPEGQLTTMRAQLVQEQSLAYLARQLKFNNLIKLGRGELATGGNERDSILADAYEAVLGAIFKDLGLDAARTFVNKTMLHQHEQMLASVSQDYKTRLQELVQQRGSIKISYDVLEQTGPAHDTRFTIVVSVDGENVAKGTGRSKKQAEMRAAEVALNFIDEHGFVKPR; translated from the coding sequence ATGATTCCAACAATCGAACGTATTATCGAACAACCTATAAAAAACGTCGCTTTGTATCAAGAAGCGATTCAACATACAACGTTTGTTAATGAACAACCATGGAAAAAGTTAAAATCGAATGAGCGCCTCGAATTTTTAGGGGACGCGGTATTGGAAATTATTGTGAGTGAATTTTTATTTAATACTTATCCCAATCTACCTGAAGGACAACTGACAACCATGCGGGCTCAATTAGTTCAAGAGCAAAGTTTAGCCTATTTAGCGCGTCAATTAAAGTTTAATAACTTAATTAAATTAGGGCGTGGTGAATTGGCTACGGGTGGCAATGAGCGAGACTCTATTCTAGCAGATGCGTATGAAGCAGTACTTGGAGCTATTTTTAAAGACTTAGGCTTGGATGCCGCACGTACATTTGTTAACAAGACGATGTTGCATCAGCATGAACAAATGTTAGCTTCTGTTAGTCAAGACTATAAAACTCGCCTACAAGAATTAGTACAACAACGTGGTTCCATTAAAATTAGTTACGACGTTCTCGAACAAACTGGTCCGGCACATGATACACGTTTTACGATTGTGGTGTCCGTTGACGGCGAGAATGTCGCCAAAGGCACTGGCCGCAGTAAAAAACAAGCGGAAATGCGTGCTGCTGAAGTCGCCCTAAACTTTATCGATGAACATGGTTTTGTAAAGCCTCGTTAA